The sequence below is a genomic window from Halosolutus gelatinilyticus.
CGGGAGTTCTTCTTCCACGCGATGGGCGGCCGCGAGGGGCTGGTCGACACTGCAGTCCGGACCTCGAAGTCCGGCTACCTGCAGCGCCGGCTCATCAACGCGCTCTCCGAACTCGAAACCCAGTACGACGGCACCGTCCGGGACACCTCGGACACGATCGTTCAGTTCGAGTTCGGCGAGGACGGCACCTCGCCGGTGAAGGTCTCCTCCGGCGATGACAACGAGATCGACGTCGCACAGATCGCCGACCAGGTGCTCGACGCGGAGTTCGACTCCGAGGAGGAGCGAGCCGAGTTCCTCGGGACGAAACGCGAACCGACGAACCTCTCCGAGAAGGCGGACGACAGTCTCTTCTACGGTGAAACGGAGGTGACCTCCGATGACTGAAGTCGAGTACGACGTCGACGACGACGTGATCGCGGTCGTCGAGGACACGGACCTCCCGCGCCGGCTGAAGGACGACGTCTACGAGACGATCGAGGATCGCGGCGGCGCGACCGTCGAAGACGCCAACCAGCTCGCGAAGGCCGTCGAAGCCCGCTACGTGGACACCCGCGTCGATCCGCTCGACCCCGTCGGTACCGTTTCGGCGCAGTCGATCGGCGAACCCGGGACGCAGCTGACGATGAACACGTTCCACTACGCGGGCGTCGCGGAGATCGACGTGACGCAGGGGCTGCCGCGGCTGATCGAACTGGTCGACGCCCGGAAGACCCCAGACACACCGATGATGACCGTCCACCTGGAGGACGAGTACGCCACCGAGCGCGAGAAGGCCCACGAGGTCGTCTGGAATATCGAGGCGACCAAGATCCTCGCGCTGGGCGACGTCTCGACCAATGTCGCGGACATGCGGGTCCAGATCTCGCTGAATCGGGACACCCTCGAGGAGCGGATGATCACGCCCGAGGAGGTCGCCGAGACGATCGAGGATCACCTCGGCGTCAGCACGGTCCAGCAGGGCACCCAGATCGAGTTCGGTCCCGAGGAACCGTCCTACCGGGACCTGCTTCAGCTCGTCGAGGAGCTGCGCGAGATCACGTTCAAGGGGATCGAGGAGGTCTCTCGGGTCGTCATCCGCCGCGAGGAAATGGACGACGGCAGCGAGGAGTTCGTCCTCTACACCGAAGGGTCGGCCTTCGGCGACGTCTTGGAGATCGAGGGCGTCGACGCCTCTCGGACGACGTGTAACAACATCCACGAGATCCACCGCAACCTCGGCATCGAGGCCGCCCGCGAGGCGATCATCGAGGAGACGAACAACACGCTCGCCGAACAGGGGCTGGACGACGTGAACGTCCGCCACCTGATGCTCGTCGCGGACATCATGACTAACCGCGGCGAGATCGAGTCGATCGGTCGCCACGGTATCTCCGGCTCGAAGGAGTCCGTGCTCGCCCGCGCGGCGTTCGAGGTGACGGTCAACCACCTGCTCAACGCCGCGATCCACGGCGAGGTCGACGAT
It includes:
- the rpoA2 gene encoding DNA-directed RNA polymerase subunit A'' codes for the protein MTEVEYDVDDDVIAVVEDTDLPRRLKDDVYETIEDRGGATVEDANQLAKAVEARYVDTRVDPLDPVGTVSAQSIGEPGTQLTMNTFHYAGVAEIDVTQGLPRLIELVDARKTPDTPMMTVHLEDEYATEREKAHEVVWNIEATKILALGDVSTNVADMRVQISLNRDTLEERMITPEEVAETIEDHLGVSTVQQGTQIEFGPEEPSYRDLLQLVEELREITFKGIEEVSRVVIRREEMDDGSEEFVLYTEGSAFGDVLEIEGVDASRTTCNNIHEIHRNLGIEAAREAIIEETNNTLAEQGLDDVNVRHLMLVADIMTNRGEIESIGRHGISGSKESVLARAAFEVTVNHLLNAAIHGEVDDLDGVTENVIVGKPIKLGTGDVDLRMGSTTGRAD